CGCCGTGGTCGCGAAGCGAACCGTCCCGTTGTCCGTGTTCTCGTAGGTCTGCCGGAGCGGCCCCTCGACGGTGTCGGCGTCCCCCGCGTTCACGTCGATGGTGTCCCGAACCGCGGCCTGCGTGCCGACGACGAGCTGCCCCTCGCCCAGCACCCCGATGTAGCGGTTGGAGGCGTTCGCGGGAGCGTAGACGGTCTGGCCGTTGTACGTCGTCGACTGATACGAGCTGTTCGTGGTGTCCTGAATGCCCTCGACGGCGGTGTCGATTTCGGCGTTCGTGTGCAGGACGAACCCGTGGTAGGCCGATTCGTTGGCCGACCGGTTGTCGCTGAAGACGACCACCTCGCGGGCTGGTCCGGGGTCGATACCGGTCTCGTTTCCGAAGGCTGCGGTGGCGTTGTCCGCCCCGCCCAGCGGCACGCCGCTGACCACCACCTCGAACTGTGTGAGCCGGTCGCTGGTGATTGCCAGGTCGACCCGGACGAGGGTGTCGACGCCCGCCGGCACCTGGTTTATCGCGCCGGCCGAGTCCGAGCCACCGGTCAGCAAGAGCACCCCAGCGATAGCGACGACCGTGATACCCACTGCGAGCAGCAGCTTTTGTTTCGATATCCCGTCCCCTAACACCATCTGTTTCTGCTCCACAATGTCGAGCCGATGGTAAATGTGTACTGATTAGTACCCCGAGCGGTTCCCGACGCCGCCGTCCGAAACGGCGGGATTCTTATAGCTACCCGCTTTGAGTGACCGGTAATGAGACCTACGAGCTTACAGGAGGTGAGCGGGCGATGAGCGACTCGACCGACGAGGTTCGGTCCTACACAGTGCGGCTCGAACTCGTCGACGAGCCGGGCGCACTGTTGAACGCGCTCGAACCCATCGCCAGCAACGGCGGCAACCTCCTCTCTATCTTCCACGAGCGGGGGAACCTCACCCCGCGGGGCCACATCCCGGTCGAGGTCGACCTGGAGGCCACCCCGGAGCGCTTCGAGGGTATCGTCGAGGCGCTGCGCGGGGCCGGTATCAACGTCATCCAGGCCGGCGCCGAGCGCTACAGCGAGGCCATGACGGTCGTCCTCTCGGGCCACCTCATCAACACCGACCTCTCCGACACCGTCTCGCGCATCCAGGAGGCGACCAACGCGACGGTGACCGACCTCTCGCTGTCCGCACCGGAAGGCACCGAAGACGCCTCGAGTGCGCGTATCCGGCTGGCGACCGAACAGGACGCCGCCGAGGGCGTCATCGACACGGTCCGTGAGGTCGCAGGCGAGAAGGACCTGCGCGTCATCGAGCCGCTCGGGCCCGGAGGTGACCTATGAGACTCGCCGTCATCGGCGCCGGCGCCGTCGGTTCCTCGGTCGTCGAACTCGCCGCCGACTACGGTCACACCGTCACCGCCTACGCCGACTCACAGAGCGCTGCCGTCGACCCCGACGGTATCGACGTCGAAGGGGCCTTCGAGCGAAAGCAAACCGATGGCATCGTCGGTGACGACGACCCGGCGACCGCGGTCGAGGGGCCCTACGACGTGCTCGTGGAGGCCACGCCGACGACGCTGGGCGACGCCCAGCCCGGCTTCGGCCACGTCGAGGCCGCGCTCACGAACGACCGCCACGTCGTGCTGGCGAACAAGGGACCGGTGGCCGAGCGCTACGCCGACGTGCGCGCTCTCGAACGCGACAGCGCCGGCTCCGTGCTGTTCGAGGCGACCGTCGGCGGCGCGATGCCGGTCCTCTCCACTATCGACGACTTCGACCCCGAACACATCACCGCGGTGCGTGGCGTGCTCAACGGCACCGCTAATTTCATTCTCTCGCGCATGGGCGCGGAGGGGCTAGGCTACGAGCACGTCCTGGCGGAGGCCCAGGACCTGGGCGTCGCCGAGGCCGACCCGACCTTCGACGTCGACGGCACCGACGCCGCGTTGAAAGGTGTGATCGTCGCGAACGTCCTCTCGGACGACGACACCGAGTACACGCTCGAAGACGCCGACGTCGAGGGCATCCAGGACATCGAGGGCTCCGCGTTAGAACTGGCCGCCGAGGACGGCCGAACTGTTCGGTTGATCGCCGAGGTCGTCGAGGGCGAGGTCCGGGTCGGTCCGCGGCTCGTCCCCGAGCACGCCCCGCTGGCCCCGACGGGCACGCGCAACATCGTCCAGCTGGAGACCGAACACGCCGGGCGGCTCAACATCTCCGGCCGGGGCGCCGGCGGCCCCGAGACCGCGAGTGCGGTGCTCGCCGACGTCGGGCGGCTGCCCGAGCTGTCGTAGGCCCACCGTAACCGCGGTGCCCCCTGTGTGGCCGCCACATACGACACACTCTCTCAAATCGCCAGACAGCGGGCCTCTCCGTGGCGCGGACTTTCGAAATCGTTTTATGAACCACCGGCTAAAGACTCCGATACAGCGCCCCTGCGCGTGAGAAACAACATGAGCGACGAACAACACCAGAACCTGGCCATCATCGGCCACGTCGACCACGGTAAGAGCACGCTCGTCGGCCGACTCCTGTACGAGACAGGATCGGTCCCCGAGCACGTCATCGAACAGCACAAGGAAGAGGCAGAGGAGAAGGGCAAGGGCGGCTTCGAGTTCGCCTACGTCATGGACAACCTCGCCGAAGAGCGAGAGCGTGGTGTCACCATCGACATCGCCCACCAGGAGTTCAGCACGGACACCTACGACTTCACCATCGTCGACTGTCCCGGCCACCGCGACTTCGTGAAGAACATGATCACGGGCGCGAGCCAGGCCGACAACGCCGTCCTCGTCGTCGCCGCCGACGACGGTGTCCAGCCGCAGACCCAGGAGCACGTCTTCCTGGCCCGCACCCTGGGCATCGGCGAACTCATCGTCGCGGTCAACAAGATGGACCTCGTCGACTACGCCGAGTCCGACTACAAGACCACCGTCGAAGAGGTCAAGGACCTCCTCAACCAGGTCCGCTTCGACACCGACGACGCCGAGTTCATCCCGATTTCGGCCTTCGAGGGCGACAACATCGCCTCCGAGTCCGACAACACGGGCTGGTACGACGGCGAAATCCTGCTCGAAGCCCTCAACAACCTGCCGGCCCCGGAGCCGCCGACGGACGCGCCGCTCCGACTGCCGATTCAGGACGTCTACACCATCTCCGGTATCGGTACCGTCCCTGTAGGCCGCGTCGAGACGGGTATCCTCAACACCGGCGACAACGTCAGCTTCCAGCCGTCTGACGTCTCCGGCGAGGTCAAGACCGTCGAGATGCACCACGAGGAAGTCCCCAAGGCCGAGCCCGGTGACAACGTCGGGTTCAACGTCCGTGGCGTCGGCAAGGACGACATCCGCCGCGGTGACGTCTGTGGCCCCGCCGACGACCCGCCGTCGGTCGCCGAGACGTTCCAGGCCCAGATCGTCGTGATGCAGCACCCGTCGGTCATCACCGAGGGCTACACGCCGGTCTTCCACGCCCACACCGCACAGGTCGCCTGTACGGTCGAGTCCCTGGACAAGAAGATCGACCCCTCCTCCGGCGAGGTCGCCGAGGAGAACCCGGACTTCATCCAGAACGGCGACGCCGCCGTCGTGACGGTCCGACCCCAGAAACCCCTCAGCATCGAGCCGTCCTCCGAGATTCCGGAGCTCGGTTCGTTCGCGATTCGGGACATGGGTCAGACCATCGCCGCTGGGAAAGTCCTCAGCGTCAACGAGCGATAACACATGTCCCAGCAGGCACGCGTTCGGCTCGCGGGCACGAGTCCCGAGGACCTGGACAACATCTGCGACGACGTGCGGGAGATCGCCGAGAAGACGGGGGTCGAACTGTCGGGCCCCGTCCCGCTCCCCACGAAGACGCTGGAAGTCCCCACCCGCAAGTCCCCCGACGGTGAGGGGACCGCGACGTGGGAACACTGGGAGATGCGCGTCCACAAGCGCCTCATCGATATCGATGCCGACGAACGGGCCCTGCGCCAGCTGATGCGCATCCAGGTGCCCAACGACGTCTCCATCGAGATCGTCCTCGAGGACTGAGTGAAGCGCCAGCTTCACGACGGTCGGAAGACAGACGTCTTCCGGGACTGAGCAGAATCTCCGATTCTGCGAAGGTCGAGGCGCGCCCTGCGGGCGCGACTCGGAACTGAGCGGAACCGGAGGTTCAGCGAGGGCCGCTCGACGGCTCTCCGGCTCGCACCCCGAATCGCTGGCCGGGACACACTCCACATTCGTGTGCATCGCTATCGAAAATCGCCCTCACGCGCAGGGTTTTTACCACCCCGCGTTCGAGAGGCACGTGCGGGCTCGTAGATCAGTGGCAGATCGCTTCCTTCGCAAGGAAGAGGCCCCGGGTTCAAATCCCGGCGAGTCCATGCGAATTTCGCTCGTTCGGTAATCGCCACATAGCGGTCGTTCTTTATATAACCCATACACCGTTGAGCCGCGTGTTCGCTCCGTCACGAGGCACGGATTGCCGGTTGTGTGTTGATGATTTTTCGGAGTCCACTGCGCGCCGTATGGTGGTTTTGGAAAATGACAGAGGAGAGCTTGTGCGCCAGTCAGCTATTCAGAGTGGGAAGCCGTACAGGAATACCATAATAATCGGTCCAGCACCGTACAGGAGCAATGCGACCTTGTAAAATTCGGATGACATACTCGTCTTTGTCAGATAGGAAACGGATGCGACAACTGCGAATACAACCGCTATAGCGGTGTATGCACGCCACATCTGAGCGAGTTGATTCCAAATCGGATATGCAGTCGAGAAGACCAAACCACCAGCACTCGCAATTCCTACTCTACCGATGTGGCCCTGACGAAGCTGTTGAACCCCAATAAGTGCAAGTACAGCCACTGATGCCTGCATTGGGACTGATAATTGTATGAACTGCTGGACTGGGTTGGTGATTTGCATACTTAATATATCAGGTCAAAATAATATAAACTCTCGTTTACCGGAGTGAAAGTAGAACCCTGAGATTGGCTTCTGGTATCTCGTACACATGACCAGCAGAGGAAATTTGTTAGTCCCATGTAGCGCACTCCGTGCGTTGGGGTGCGATGACGCCCGCGCCGCCCTTACGTCTTTTTCGGCCATCATACCACTGTCAGCACGCAGGCGTTCCGCGAGTATTGTGGAGTCCGTTCCTTCGCCGTCCACAGTGGGGGTTGGACAGTCCACAGCCGTTTGCAGAACGACCAGCCTGTATCTACAAATTAGGTGGCAAACAGGTCGGCTGTACGCGCCGGAACACAGATTAGCGACTGCGTCGCCTCCGCGATGAGGACGCGGTTGACGCGAAAATGGTGGAACTCCCTCCTATATGGTTCCTGATACAATGAGGACAAAACCCGAATACAGCGATTCTACACCAACATATCGGTAGTTTTATGCTCATAGACGTTGTCTATAGAGTGAGGGAAATCCGGACGGAGTAGTGTGGTTTTGTTGTGGTAGTACTGTTCGGTAGTGGTAGTTAATGTCCGTATTCAAAGTGGTTCTTCGTGGAATATTAGTTACGTCTACACCGCGATGACGCGGAGAGGGTAAATTCAGTTCAGTGGTAGAATTGAATCTGTGAACTCCAGGCACGGTGTTGAAATCCTCAGCAGAACTCTAACCACATCCCGGCGTCATCGCATTTCGACTCGGTGAATTAGTCCACTGAACTACCCCTCTCTATTGTCTCTCCCCTTCTTGCGTTCCTCAATGCTCAACACAATGAGGTCGGAGTCCTACCTGAGCAGACACCGCCCAGCTCATCGTGTCAAGGATGGGATGGCCCACGGCATCTACGACGACCGTGGAAGGGCCAAGCATCGGTTGGAACACGGGTGGGCGTCGCGCGTCCGTACTTACGTAAGTCTCTCTCAGAAATATACCACTCAGCGGTGCAGTTTCGCGGTGATGGAGAGCTTCGATACCCTGTCGATAGGAGTGCAATCTCTTGGAGTGTGTGACTCGACAGCGGCCAATTTTCTCGACGTACGAGTATCACAGACCAGGGAGTATGGACACAAGTAAATTTGAGACATGAGCTTTCTCTCACACGGCCTGAAAAACCGCACGGGACTGAGGAAGAATAGTATCAAAATTATATAATAGACAAAGTCCTGGTATATGTTCGCAATAGCTCACTCGTTCTTGCTCGTGGTCGCGAAGGACGGCTGCGATGAGGTTACAGCTTGAACTGTTGTATTGGACTTATACCTGGAGTCTCCGTTCAATGTGCTGCGACACAAGCAACTGTCAAACTGAGTAGCCACACTAAGCTGCGGCCTCTATAGTACTACACAGGGCGTACTATAATGGGTTGTACCGTGGGCAGTTCATGTAGCAATCCACGTGTTTCAAATCCACCGCTAAGTTTTGTTACTATCCCGGCGTCATCGAGTTGAACATGACGTTTAAACTCTGAAATAGTGATTGAGTAGTGGCTTAGCTTCACTCTGTAGTGCCTATAGATGCGGCACATCGCAGGGCGTACGCGTAGGCATCCCACTCGAACCGACCATCTCTCTACCCCCACAATCCAACACGCGGCTACAGGACGCCCGTAGAGCCATCCCAAATGACTCCGAGAGGGATGCATCCTCTTATAAAAATAAACCGCTCAGCGAGCATACTGTGAGTTTGAGGCTACGTGGAAACCACACGAAGCACTCGAATAATAGTAATAATACTTATATAATTGTCTAACTACCAAATCACACATACAAAGTCTAACTCGCACCCATGCGATGTATCTATACTCACCTTTTTGATGGGTGAGCGAATGGAACTGATTAATGCCGGATTCCTCCGCCCTCTACGATTCCCTTCGTTCGATTGCCGAGCAAACGGACGATGATATGAGCGAGCGCGACGTTGAGAATCTATTTCTTGAACATGGATTCTACGATGCGCTTGACTACGAAGGCACGGGAACCGACCTACGGAGTGAGTTTACTCTGTCCGACGACAGACGCCCCGACTACATCACTCTCGACTCGAATGAAGCTGTGACTGCG
This sequence is a window from Haloarcula salinisoli. Protein-coding genes within it:
- a CDS encoding amino acid-binding protein gives rise to the protein MSDSTDEVRSYTVRLELVDEPGALLNALEPIASNGGNLLSIFHERGNLTPRGHIPVEVDLEATPERFEGIVEALRGAGINVIQAGAERYSEAMTVVLSGHLINTDLSDTVSRIQEATNATVTDLSLSAPEGTEDASSARIRLATEQDAAEGVIDTVREVAGEKDLRVIEPLGPGGDL
- a CDS encoding homoserine dehydrogenase encodes the protein MRLAVIGAGAVGSSVVELAADYGHTVTAYADSQSAAVDPDGIDVEGAFERKQTDGIVGDDDPATAVEGPYDVLVEATPTTLGDAQPGFGHVEAALTNDRHVVLANKGPVAERYADVRALERDSAGSVLFEATVGGAMPVLSTIDDFDPEHITAVRGVLNGTANFILSRMGAEGLGYEHVLAEAQDLGVAEADPTFDVDGTDAALKGVIVANVLSDDDTEYTLEDADVEGIQDIEGSALELAAEDGRTVRLIAEVVEGEVRVGPRLVPEHAPLAPTGTRNIVQLETEHAGRLNISGRGAGGPETASAVLADVGRLPELS
- the tuf gene encoding translation elongation factor EF-1 subunit alpha; its protein translation is MSDEQHQNLAIIGHVDHGKSTLVGRLLYETGSVPEHVIEQHKEEAEEKGKGGFEFAYVMDNLAEERERGVTIDIAHQEFSTDTYDFTIVDCPGHRDFVKNMITGASQADNAVLVVAADDGVQPQTQEHVFLARTLGIGELIVAVNKMDLVDYAESDYKTTVEEVKDLLNQVRFDTDDAEFIPISAFEGDNIASESDNTGWYDGEILLEALNNLPAPEPPTDAPLRLPIQDVYTISGIGTVPVGRVETGILNTGDNVSFQPSDVSGEVKTVEMHHEEVPKAEPGDNVGFNVRGVGKDDIRRGDVCGPADDPPSVAETFQAQIVVMQHPSVITEGYTPVFHAHTAQVACTVESLDKKIDPSSGEVAEENPDFIQNGDAAVVTVRPQKPLSIEPSSEIPELGSFAIRDMGQTIAAGKVLSVNER
- the rpsJ gene encoding 30S ribosomal protein S10 is translated as MSQQARVRLAGTSPEDLDNICDDVREIAEKTGVELSGPVPLPTKTLEVPTRKSPDGEGTATWEHWEMRVHKRLIDIDADERALRQLMRIQVPNDVSIEIVLED